In Lolium rigidum isolate FL_2022 chromosome 7, APGP_CSIRO_Lrig_0.1, whole genome shotgun sequence, the DNA window CTGAACATAAGGttatactagcaaaagtgcccgtgcgttgcgacggGATAGTGAAAAGTCTTCATTAAGAAGATGCACAATGGTACACTCCAATGAAAGCGCAGCCTAGGCCTTCGCAGCCCCATCAAATTTGGTTAAGTTCGATGTAGGATTAGGACAAACTTTTAGATATAAAAAATGTTAGCACAACCAAAATAGGGTGCCTCATAGTCTAGCAAATTTCGGTAAAACTGGGGTGGTACCACATGTTTGGTACATTAATTTTCGGAGGTGGTACCACATGTTTAGTACATTAATTTTTAGATGTTATAGCATAGCTATTGCTAGCTGATTGTAACCCTATGTTCATGGAATAAAATCTCAAGTGTTTTCCCAAAAGGAAAAGACAAATTCTGCCCCATTATCAGTGCGCCCCCGAGTACAACACACAACACAAATTATTCAGATGTACCCTTATCAGTGCGCCCCCGAGTACAACACACAACACAAATTATTCAGATGTACCCACTAATAAATAAAATCCTTAATAATTAGGAATATGTATTTGATCTAATTATATTGATCAGAGTTGGTGACTTTGCCCGGATTTGTATCTGTTATTTAAGCAAGAAGATGTAATGTTGTCAAGGTCATAGAAAGGGCTCCGActgagatcgagcagtttttatTGTCCTTTGTAGCGCGACGCACGGCCAAACACTGAACATGTCGTTAAATTATCTATGGAGAAGCAGCAGTTATGTACGTACTTACATAAACCTCCTGAACACAGAGCAACCTTCAAACCAAACTGCACAACGACCGTGGTGTCCAGCGGAATGTACATATAGCTGATCTGTACCTGAAATTGTACAGAAATTTAGTTCTTCAAACGCATCTTCAGACTAAACTGAACATGGATGATGTCTGTCCTGCAGCCGCCGAGCGACATGCCTGTTTGATGTGCAAAGTTGGCTAGCTTGACGTAGAGATTGAACTGCTTGCTTATGTGGACTTGCTTCTAGCCGAAACCCACAACCACAAGAAAATTGATTGCCCCGCGCGTGTCTCCCAAGATCGCCCGACCGATCCATCACCGTGGCCCAGCCACGCGCGAGGGCATACGCGTCGTTGTGTTCTTGGGTCTGGAGCATGGCCACATCGATTTAGCCAAGCGCCTCATCACGCCAGTCCACCTGGTCTCCACGCCGGCCAACCTCATGCCCCTCGCACGGCACCAGCCAGCTCGTAGTGCTTCATCTCCCGGTGCTCAGCTCAATTCAAGGTCCTCCGACTCGATCTTGATGATATAGAAGCTCCGGCTCACGCGTGATCGAGAGTTTGGCAGACGGCCactccggcgagcggcgactCGAGTTGCTCTAAGCGGTGCTGTTGCTTGTGCGCCTGTGCCTGTCCTACTGTTTAGTGCGTCGGAGGCTTGCAGAGGGCGAACCGTCGATCCAGGCTTCCCTTGCCGACGGAAATCTCGATTTCAAGATTCGGTGGCGAACGAATTCCGGGCGATGTGTTGCGGTTTATTTCGTTCGCCTTTTTACAGGGTTTATGTAGGAATCATCCAGGGAGGAGAGGGACTATATATGGTAGATTTTATTTATTGGCGAGCAGGCGATTCGATTTGGAAAGAATCGTGGAGTTCGGTAACAACTCGTTCCGCTTTTCTATTGTTGCATGGTCGTGCATGTTCTGTAGCGATCATCATTGGTTTTACACCTGGCCGGGTCCACTACAGCAATCATGTTTTTAACGCTGCCGGTTTCCAGACGACGCACGGAAGCATTGCCAAAGGAAGATCGGTTTCCGGACGAGCTACAACACAAATCAAGGCGACGACACAAGAAAAGTAACGGACGAAAGGGCCTAGCGGTCGGACGAAGGCGTAAATTtgcggaccaaaccacggaaacgttagcccctttattattaggtatagatatagacgtCTGACTCTATCAATCTCCCACTTGAAAACCTAAAGTTGCACACAGATCTCGTCTTTTGCAAACACAAAGTATCTGCTGATGTGCATATTGATCTACTTAATTAGAAACAATAATTTCTCCAACAACTCAGAAGTACAAATCTTTATATAAAAGAATCTACTCATAGGATACATTAAATTAAATTTTCTTGAACAAGTTACAATCATAAGGCTTTATATAAACCTCTAATCATATGCTCATCTTTAAGTCACGCTACATACTTCAAAATCGCGCTAAAGTTTTGCATACATGGCAAAATTGTGCCAAAACCCCTAGCTAGTACTTGCAGTCGGGCCTCGGGTACTTCCTCCAGGGATCGGTGCAGTAGTTGGCGATCATGTAATTCTTCTGCACCTGCCAGAGGCGGGCCTGCTCCGCGGTGTCCAGCTGCTGGTGCATCCACGCGCCAGTGGAACTagcacacgccgccggatcctgcgACGACACACACCCGGTAGCCGTGTACCCCTTGTACGACGCCACGAACGGCGCCCATGTCCAGTTCGTCTTTATGCTCCCGCCGCCGGTGGCCCATGCCTCCCCGTTCCACAGGCTCGCGTACACCCGCATCGGCTGCTGCGTCAGGAACGGCACCCCCGTGTCCGCCTGCCGGTTCCGGTACTCCCGAATCGGCGTCCCGTCAACGTAGAACCTGCGTGCATGCAGAGGTACAGTACATATGAGATTTCACAATAATAATCTTCGAGAACGTGATCGAAGGGACCGTTGCCGGCGTACGTACAGGATGTTGATGGGGTTCCAGACGATGGTGTATGTGTGGAAGTCCTTGGTTGGATCGAACCACATGCGGAACTGCTGCTCCCGGCCGCCCACACCCTGGCTGAAGATGTTGGTCTGCACGGTGTAGGGCTTGCCGTCCAGGTTCCCCAGGAATTCGAAGTCGATCTCGTCGTGGTGCGGCCCCTGCGGCGGCGACGAAAGCTGCACATACATAGTAAGCACGAGAGTCAGTACATGCATGCCCCAAGTTCGACGAAAGCGTTAAGTCCATGCTCGGTCGTCCTTACGTAGAAACTGGCGACGGTGCCGGCGGAGTTGCCGGGGATGAGCTTCATCTTCATTTCCCAGCGGCCGAACAGGTACTGGTTCTTGGACTGGAACCCGGAGCCGGAGGCCTTGTCCATGGTCAGCGTCAtgaggtcgccgccgccgaggaTCTTCGCGCGCCAATCGCCAAACGTGATGTCCACGTCCTGGTAGAAGTTGCCGCCGCGGGCCACGCCGGCAGCCAGCAGCACAGAGCACAGAATCACCGCCAATGTTCTCTTTCCATTGGACGCCATCGATCGTCGATCGGCAGCACTGTTCTACCGGCCGCTATGCTACTTGCTGATGGTTATGCTGTGTTTGTGTGAGGCCAACGGGTGCAACTTGTGGGTTTTATAGGCCAGTGGAAGGAGCAGGATGACATCCTCTGATTCCTTCTCAGGAGAGATAAGAAGTAGGAAGTAGGACTGTAGGAGTGATTAACCGCCAATCATATTTGCTGATATTGATTACTCGCTTATTTTTAGTACTACTCATCCCAAAGAATATTGTAACCAAGGATGACGATGAATGAATGGATAGTCAGTTAGTCACTTGATCCCAGTTTTGACCTCGCAGATTGACATTTTTTGACACTTACTACCTCATTTAGCAAATTATCTTCATAATTACCATATTTAATTGTTTGTCACAAGTACTATAACAACACATATTTTTAGAGAGTAATGAACCGACAAATTTTATGCATGGTTATTCATTTGGTATTCTTTTCCATTCTTTGGTTCCAACTTTGAAaccaatttttgaaaaaaaattaatgCTGCGTAATTATTATTGTAGTATATACTCCAATCAGTGCCTCTTATGGTATTTGTGGGGCCATGTTTCTATAGATGGCCATCTGATACTCTCAtatcacataaatatttttaatcAGAAAAACATAATACTACCTcgttccaaaatataaggcaTATAAATTTGGCCAAAAGTTATTATTTCCTATGTTTCGCCAAAGTTACAGACAAAATATGAACCTTTAGAATACAAAATCCTTATCAATAGATCCAATatctttcttcatatttttgATCAAACTTCGCAAGATCTGACTATTGACTAAATCTATACGTCTTGTATTtgggaacggaggtagtacaaaATAGGCTTATCTCATACACAAACATAAATGatgatttttaaaaataaaatttgacCAATAAAAGTCAACCTACTTTGAAGATCTAACTATTACTTGTAGACAATCACTAGTACATGTtagctgataaggggtggcccgattttctcagtaagcgacggtggtgatgatgatcacggggtgatagcagcggaggaacacgacgatgtagtggatgataacttgtatgacgcaacgagatctctcgattggtccctgtcgccaatgcaacagctctcaaccctgcaagatattcgcaactccacacacttgcgcacgtagccgccgaccacgaagcggtaagttgcaaccttttaattcccaatggaacagcagatcacacaagactttttcaggatctacacaatatcaagcaatatggtgtagggattcaatagttttgcataagcaaacaactaagaactagggtttatcttaaatggggtctaaagcagctaggggggcgtcctgggcacttatataggtgtccgggacaagttctggtcgaaaagatacaaagaaaaccgacccagaatagatctggtcgagacagactcggacgcgtccggtctggaatccggtcaaccgggctgtggaccgggtggtccggtcgtgggtccggtcgaccgggcggaaaccgggaaactgcgaggtttccggttttcGTCCGGTACGAGCATCaaaatccggttggcgcccggtccggttggcgccccggtcaaccgggtcagggaccgggctgcccggcctgggggccggtctgaccgggtgcagaACCGGCCTGGACTTTCTGCTTCTCCTCTCGCgccttcctcccgctcctccctcgcgcgtccatgagatatcttcatgtccagctccatgtccagcttcacgtccatcttgacgtccgtcttcatgtccagctgctcctctcctcctcgtgcgatgctcgtctcttcttgatacctgatgatacataagtaataggacttaggcagtataaagttctcatcaatcaaagtaccgtttagaaataagttcacctgttgtttaagtagcttcgcacgagcccttgtaattggtccaatccgaacttcattggacttgagcttcacatcaggttcatcttcaacttgcaatgacggaggtagtagtgaggtagggatgtcctcatcatctccccccccccttcaaaaggcgtcgaccccgacgctccaaggtcttctccgtcatatggtgtcaaatcagccacattaaaagaattactgacaccaaactcatcaactggaagatctatcgagtatgcattatcattgatcttggcaagcactttgtaaggacccagcaccacgaggcttcaacttagacttccgcagcttcgggaacctatccttgcgaaaatgtacccagaccatatcaccaggcttgaataacatctccttacgcttcttgttcatccttgcagcattgctcttgcctttcttctctatcaactctttagtcttcacatggatcttacgcaaaaaatctgccctcttggatgcctccatattaactctctcgtgtatgggcaaaggcaacaagtcaagtggagtaatgggtttgaaaccatacaccacctcaaaaggacatagctccgtggtagaatgtaccgccctgttgtaagcaaactccacatgcggcaaacactcttcccactccttcaggttcttcttgatcatggatctcaacagcttgtgacaatgttctattcaccacctcggcttgaccatcggcttggggatgacaagtagtactgaacagcagctttgtccctagctttccccacagcgtcttccagaagtagctcataaacttcacgtcacgatcagaaacaatagtcttcgggactccatgtagtcgaacaatgtccctgaaaaacaggttagcaatatgcgacgcatcgtcgcttttgtggcaggcaataaagtgtgacattttagaaaatctgtccactaccacaaatatagaatcatggcctcttttagtacgcggcaaacccaacacaaaatccatacttatatcctcccaaggtgtagtaggtgccggtaaaggagtatacaaaccgtgaggcttcagcttagacttggacttgttgcaagtaatgcgtctcttcacatacctgtccacatcccgcctcatctttggccaataaaagtggtcagctagcatgagtagcgtcttctcacgcccaaagtgacccatcaaacctccagcatgtgattcctgcaataagagcaaacgcacagacgattctggaacacatagtttgttagctctaaacaagaactctaattaaagcatacatatctttatcatatataggatagttcaacttagcaccagacagtttctcagaaaaatatgcaattgggcgaccctcttgcatcaacacaccaccaattccaataccactagcatcacattcaatctcaaattgcttattgaaatcaggaagtgcaagcaacggtgcagaagttaacaatcatttcagttcatcaaaatcatgatcttgggcaacgccccactcaaagacaacaccctttttagtcaattcattcaaaggtgcagcaatagtagaaaaattgggcacaaaacggcgataaaacccagctagaccatgaaaacttcttacttgactcacattcatgggagtaggccaattttgaatagcttcaattttagacacatctacttctactccatgcttagagacaacataacccgtaaatatgaccttatctttgcaaaatgtgcacttctcaagattaccatagagttgactatcacgcaacacttgcaaaacatgtcgaatatgtataatatgatcagattcattgcggctgtagattaatatgtcgtcaaaatacacaaccacaaacttgccaataaactcacgcaaaacatggttcatcggcctcatgaaagtgctaggtgcattagttaaaccaaaaggcattactaaccactcatataaaccaaattttgttttaaaggctgttttccactcatccccttctttcatcctaatttgatgataaccactacgcaaatcaattttagagaacacaagcaagcaccactcaattcatctagcatatcctctaaacggggaatagggtgacgatatcgaatagtgatattgtttatagctctacaatctacgcacatacgccatgtaccatctttcttaggaacaagaataacaggaacaagcacaaggactaaggcttatgcggatataacctttgtcgagtagcgcttgtacttgcttctgtatctccttcgtctcttcggggttcgttctatatggtgcccgattgggtagcgaagctccgggaatcaagtcgatttgatgctcaatacctcgcaatggtggaagtcctacgGGTACCTCATCTGGAAACacatcgccaaattcctgcaaaacattagaaacaccaagaggaagaggggtcatgtcattagaaaccaaaaccgtacccctgtacaagagcacaagaggcatggctgtaggatcctcactaaattctctcatgtcttctttggtggctaatgagactaaggaattcactctctcacttttcgttatatcactcacaacagtacaattctctcgcctatcaatGGATGCATCTTCCAAGttcacttcaactttctgacgagactcattgacaatttgctgtggtgtcataggctgtaagttgattttcttgcccttgaactccaagtgatatgtattggcacggccattgtgttgcacagaacggtcatagagccaaggccgacccaatagtaggtgacacaccatcataggaatgacatcaaagtcaatgcaatccttatacggtccaatagcaaattcaacacgcaccatgtggtttaccttcatctcaccattgtcgctcaaccactgaatatagtatggatgcgggtgcggtagatacttcaacttcagcttggtacacaactccttgcttgctaaattgcggcaactcccgccatcaataatgaccttgcaagccttgtcgagaccaactaaagcttttgtttggaacaaattgcagcgccgagtagatgcactaggcaacacattaagagtacgctgcgacacaacaatggtgcgagcatcgacggatatgcatcttcaccatcgttgtcatagtcatcatcttctcggagcattaggatcaacatcatctccagcctcatactcattgtcctcattgataatcatgactttacggttaggacaatctctcttgaagtgacctttgccaccacatgtgtgacaaaccatatcacggttacgcgcagtagacacattagagccactcgtacttgtagcagactcggacttctttgtgttagacacattggagaccggcttactaggagtagagtaaggggcggagcgtgttgaaggcgccggcgccgtagatggggccgcgcggggtgtgtaacgcccagctcctgtagctcgtcctttgatctttgcttcgtcagccaactgtgattcagcttctcttgcatgatgtaacaattgattcatattggtgtaactgtagtgacgaacaatgcctttgatatcatacttcaaaccgttcagaaaacgctgcattgtcatctcaagagactcacggacacggccacgctgcattagcatctccatctccatgtagtattcatcgacattcttcacaccttgtctcaatagagtcagcttatcatatatattccgcaagtaatttttaggcacaaagcgagaagtcatcgcctccttcatggcacgccatgtacgtataggttgctcaccatcctcttcacgattacgaacaaaagcatcccaccaacgcaaagcatagccatcaaattcagaagaagcaagcttgatcttccgatcttcagtataatgtggatgtaagctccacaacttctcaatcttgagctcccaagtaagatattcttcaacatcagctcctccttcaaacttgggtatagaaaacttgggcttacccaatccatcttcctcatcttgtccacgaccattgcggccaagtggagcctaACCGCGAGGACGATAACCgcgtggcgcaccacgagcattgtgtgcgtcatcttgcaAGTCAGGATcgtcatcatcgtcttgttgttgttgttgtgcggtcaaattctcaacagccaagcgcaaatcagcaagactacgctgtacatccgtcatttgatcttgcattgtagtgacggtcacatgagtagcatccaacttctgggagatctcttggaccgtccccttaagctcatcatcctgagcgcggaattcacgtcgcatctcattacgaagagcctcatactccctccatgtgataatgtctgcagcactcttgttttcctggttcacaagtttatgatcactagcagacatcgttagtagattagtgcactaaatcaaaaatatttggtggtactctcacaactcactcaaaactgataagaaaaggagatcttaccgttccaaagcaaattagtgttgcttaccacttgtagtaacaactagtgcacggatgtagcgaagcgaatatcaagggtataagaacaaatcacacgacaaagcaggatatatgtggggccgtaggtaggctacctatttgcaccaataacaagctctagcgctgaccgtagacaaccaatgatactcacacaaggcgatataatagggcaatgcaactatatgtgaaaggttgcaatgcacacgagagacgctagcaaagctcaacgagacaggcacaagattgctcaactacgggtgcagtaaagtaaacttaggccttcacttgattcaactagcactccacttttctttttggattttctttttgtagaacacacgcagctatgtagctctttttgcttcttttctatttttgctttttttttatgactcaactccttgataacacggccaacaaaatatgcaaagcaccaaactctaatgagcagcctgacgagcggtaaaactagtctcttctggggaagttcctagtcacgtatatcgataggctgtggctatggttggaaagagcacactgtacgctatgtggactcggagaaaAAAAACGAAAACTAGATGATAAGAGAAAAACACAAGATGAcagagtaaactcaaaccctaaaactAGATGGAAgacaaagatacgcaaaaacaactacgaaaagcaactaaaactcgaaattagtgcaatctaaggctatggcaaaccctaaccctaattttttttttggctttttctggataggaaaacactcacaactcaactatggggtggattgtggatggcttaccgaggaaaactggaaatctgataccaagatgataaggggtggcccgatcttctcagtaagcgacggtggtgatgatgatcacggggtgatagcagcggaggaacacgacgatgtagtggatgataacttgtatgacgcaacgagatctctcgattggtccccgtcgccaatgcaacagctctcaaccctgcaagatattcgcaactccacacacttgtgcacgtagccgccgaccacgaagcggtaagttgcaaccttctaattcccaatggaacaacgagatcacacaagactttttcaggatctacacaatatcaagcaatatggtgtagggattcaatagttttgcataagcaaacaactaagaactagggtttatcttaaacggggtctaaagcagctaggggggcgtcctgggcacttatataggtgtccgggacaagttctggtcgaaaagatataaagaaaaccgacccagaatagatctggtcgagacagactcggacgcgtCCGGTctagaatccggtcaaccgggctgtggaccgggtggtccggtcgtgggtccggtcgaccgggcggaaaccgggaaactgcgaggtttccggttttcGTCCGGTACGAGCGTCaaaatccggttggcgcccggtccggttggcgccccggtcaaccgggtcagggaccgggctgcccggcctgggggccggtctgaccgggtgcaggaccggcctggactttctgcttctcctctcgcgccttcctcccgctcctccctcgcgcgtccatgagatatcttcatgtccagctccatgtccagcttcacgtccatcttgacgtccgtcttcatgtccagctgctcctctcctcctcgtgcgatgctcgtctcttcttgatacctgatgatacataagtaataggacttaggcaagtataaagttctcatcaatcaaagtaccgtttagaaacaagttcacctgttgtttaagtagcttcgcacgagcccttgtaattggtccaatccgaacttcattggacttgagcttcacagcaggttcatcttcaacttgcaatgacggaggtagtagtgaggtagggatgtcctcatcattagCCAATCACACACGTTTAAAATGTCCCATTCCACACAGTTTATTGGAACCATGACTACAAGGGGGTCGTCAACTAGGCGAGGCATCGCCCACATTTACCCACTATTACAAGGGGGTCGCCAACTGGGCGAGGCATCGGCACATTTGATAGACCACGTGTACGTATAGATTGCAAAGTAGTTTCAATTACTAGCTATCACTACGGGAAAGAAGGACGCTGCCGTGCGACAattcgcacggcaaagggccttGTTTGCACGGTAAAGACGTTGCCGTGCgcggacgcacggcaaagaccgccCGGCAACGCTTCCGACGGCAACGGCACCATTGCCGTGCGCGTCGacaatttgcacggcaaaggacgCTGCCGTGCGTGCGCTGGGCTGCCGTGCGGCAGGCTCTTTGTCGTGCGCGCGCTGGGCTGCCGTGCGCGCTACCATTGCCGTGCGGCctgctctttgccgtgcgtgcgagCTGTGCCGTGCCacactctttgccgtgcgccagcatgcaaggccgcacggcaaagtcccCTACAGGCACGCCTCCAGGGGCTCCCAGGTGCACAGGGGAGCGCCACGTGGCCCCTTTaccgtgcgtgtgcacacggcaaagtgaccaaaagtcctttgccgtgtgcacacacacggcaaaggggcctgattttttcatttttttgctgtttttcatttatccctgcagttcaaatattgcatttcacaaatatagcatatatatcaacatatgatcaccaaacacatcaacaacaccacaaatacgtcgagcaacacatagttcatgcatacaatccgttacatagagtccatagtccatccacacaacttacatagagtccatagtgcaatgtccattattacaatccattacaagcatacaaaccgacaaagtgcacgaagaccatgccatcaaccttgtcctcctccgcttccgccggcctcaccgtcattgccttgtgacagataatctataagcaggttgatggaatgaacatttgcatattgaacacttgaacaagtacaagtagcgggttgggcacaagaggactcaccgcggttcatgctccggatgatgttcatgttgttgacggtgataggtgtccccggggtccgagtgggcggtggcggcatccacggcatggagtaaggtggaggagcaggaagactcccggtggagaagtcgaaccgTCTCGGCTCATCAGCCAGCCTCATCCGTGCTCGCTGCTCGCCGCATCATCTACTCGCTGCCGTTGCATCTGCCGCATCATCCGTGTCCGTCGCCGCCGGTACCCGCAATCTGCTGCTCCATCTCGCGCCCTTTGCTCCCGGGCCGCtcgctccttcgctgccatctcctcctacgttgtgttgccgcgatgtcattaacatttcaatggaaagcatgtaaaggaaaggtagaggcccgaggaagaacatacccgtaaccgctcgacgcgctagatccgaagcccgtggccggggctctacctcggctgcccgctcttacgaccacgacggatccggcggagagagggaaccttcgccgggtcgacgcacccatcaccaaaccataggcggccatgcttcaagccttctcccgcaagcaccgcgacctcagggtcaaagtcctcggcctctgggttggcgtcctcgccgtacttctgcttgaacttggagacatacgacgtgcactgggtctcggaatgcgggttaacccacacggaccccgtctcaagatca includes these proteins:
- the LOC124671241 gene encoding xyloglucan endotransglucosylase protein 7-like, which translates into the protein MASNGKRTLAVILCSVLLAAGVARGGNFYQDVDITFGDWRAKILGGGDLMTLTMDKASGSGFQSKNQYLFGRWEMKMKLIPGNSAGTVASFYLSSPPQGPHHDEIDFEFLGNLDGKPYTVQTNIFSQGVGGREQQFRMWFDPTKDFHTYTIVWNPINILFYVDGTPIREYRNRQADTGVPFLTQQPMRVYASLWNGEAWATGGGSIKTNWTWAPFVASYKGYTATGCVSSQDPAACASSTGAWMHQQLDTAEQARLWQVQKNYMIANYCTDPWRKYPRPDCKY